The Cryptococcus deuterogattii R265 chromosome 6, complete sequence genomic sequence AGTCTGTCTCAAGCCGTCCGCGACGTTTGGCTGGTGGGTGTTCCAGACTTTGGAAGTAATGAAAATCTCAGAGCGAGGAACACCACTTTCTTTGATACCCTCCCCAACTTCCGCCTCATTTTGATAGATTAAAGCGCAGTCCAAGTGACGGTATCCATTCTTGAGAGCATGGGCGACTGCAGCTTGAACCTGTCCAGGAGGCGCCTGCCAGGTACCTAGTATTAGCGAGTTAGTGTGTATTCTCTTCCTTAGCGCCGATTTGGACACCCACCAAGACCAACAGCTGGAATTTCAACACCATTGTTAAGCTTAAAGCTTGTAGAGACGCTCATGTCGATTTGATAGGGAACTGCGATTCAAGGAGAGGAGTATTTACGATTTTGAATGTTTTGCGAAAGGCAAATATTTTGCAACGATGAACGTGGCGTCTGTGGGACTGATGAGTAGATGAATTAGTTATAACCCCAGTCCTTTTGTAGGAATATGGGTCACCTGTTGTAGACTATGTACCATCAATATCGCCATGCTGCTCCGATGCGGACTCACCACCGGCAATTGAGAAGAATTCGGGAATCGGCGCAGGGTCCGGGAAGCGGAAGTCCTGCAAGCCAAATATCTCCGCTCCGCTTCCAAGATAGGCAGAATCAAGGAAATCCCCGAGGGTGTAAGAACGAATGAACATTGTCATCGTAATCGACCAGAAAAGACCGAAGGGCCTCCCTGAATTCGTGCCTGAGCCATAAATTACCGCCGTTTTGTGTGTTATGTCCGCCATGTTAGGTCGACGGTTGTCAGCGGCATTTTTCAATTAAGTGGCATTATGCAATCACTCATTTCGTTATGGTGGCCATCTGTGGACCGCTATAACGATGTCCATTCATCAGTACTCAGTACGGAGTACCTATTCACAGTCCCACGGATGAGGACAGTCCGATCACCATTACCGGCCAACATAAGCACCCCCCAAAGGGAGTATTATGCAGCAAATTAGCAGCTTGAAGGTTGTAGATTATTAGTTCAATGATGTATTTTGTCTTTCGCAAAAGGCTATTAGAAGAAACGGATGATGGCATAGTGACCACATAATACATACTACTGAGTaccaaaagcaaaagcagGATAATAATCGCAAACGAAAGGTTAGAGACTGGGAACGGCATATAGACTCTGGGGAATGTATGGCGGGCATGTGAATGTACCATACAAGATAAGTCATATTCCATCCCTCACTTTACACCTTGCTAATGGTACTTGGTGTACCACTCTTTTTCTCGTCGACGTTTTCCACCATTTCGACCTCCATCTTAGGAACTTGGCCGGGGTTGTTGGTCGAGTTAAGAGCCTCTTTGCAAATGATCTGCAGGATGTCATCCCTTGCTTGTGCATCCTCAATCGCAGTGTGAGATTTGAAGACGGCGTCCATCTGTTCAAGAGTACGGCCTCTGTGACAAGTAAAAAGTTGATCAGCGGGATATCATATACTTTGGGATAATGAGATACTGACTTAGTTTCGGgtacgaagaagacggacCAAACACCAGCCAAGATAGACCAgatggcaaagaagatgaatgcTCCATATCCTTTGGTGCCGGAAACAAGGGGAGGAGTGATTAATCCCTATCGATCGTCGACCGTGTTAGTATACGATGACAGATtccaagaaggaagatgactgACGATAATAAAATTATTCAACCAATTGGAGCAGGTTGTTATGGCAACACCCTTAGCACGGCGACTGGAGGCGTGAATCTCAGCAGCTAGAGATCAATTGTAAGTATAAAAAAAACCTGTGGAAATGGGAAGTAAACTTACGCATAGCCCAAGGGACGGGACCCCAACCGATACCGTAGAAGATCATGACGCCGAAGATGAATCCAACACCCACCCATGCCGGGCCCTTGTGAGCAGGCCAGTTATCGGAATAGGTTCCTACATGAGCCGGAGATGTCAGCCAAAAGGATATCTCAGGGTCACCAGCGGCTACTTACCGATCATGGCTGCTACGACTACGTGAGAAACTGTAAGACCGAGGGCACCGACGATAAGGAAAACCTTGCGGCCAATTttgtcaagaaggaaaaaggcaaTGACGACGGCGACAAGCTGTGCGATATTCAAGGCGCCGGCGAGGTGGAGTTGAAGCTCATAGTCGAGGCCTAGCTGTTCGAACAATGTGGGAGCATAGTAGACAAGCTGGCATACAACTGGTCAGTCGTGTGCCTTTTCAAGAAGAACGGTACATACAGCGTTGATGCCCACAAACTGCTGGAAGAACATGAGTAAAATACCAATCATCGTCTGTCGTATAACTCCAGATCTGAACATGTCTGCCCAACTCGCGAGCTCCAGCTTGAATTCCGATTTGGTCGACTGGTCGGTCATGCCCGGATGGGCTTTTACGAGCACTTCACGATTACGAATGGCCTCAGCTCTTATATTGATCCATTCGGCTTGAACTCTGGGGTCGGTGTCCGGCAACTCGCGGAGACGACACAAGCTTGCCAGGCATTCTTTATCGCGACCACGAAGAGCCAGCCATCTAGGGGAGTAAGGAAGGTAGTACAAGAAGCCTCCAAGGATAATACCTTAAACCAAGGGCAGAGGAGTCAGTCACCTCTCGCAACTGCCTATTGTTACGAAAGTACACTCACAAGGGAACAtttgaagagcaaaaggcaGTCGGAACGAACCATCCCCCGATAAGTTTCGAGATCCATACGTCTAAGCTATTGTCAGTTTATATGCTTCGCAGAACTGCCAGCAGCGGGACTCACAATGTAATACATGACAACAACACCAAGAACGATGGAGAATTgttcaaggaca encodes the following:
- a CDS encoding monosaccharide transporter; the protein is MGKITVAPSREEIPSLSALGVEAHPDALTLAYDDKALANSYGGNGLKDLFASRMVLMAASAATIGGLLFGFDQGILSISLTMPQFQAQFPETNAEVNSSASLNKGVMTALLELGAFLGAFMSGYFSDRYSRKGSLAFGMVWFIIGSVLQSASFSFAQLVVGRFIGGIGIGVLSSTAPTYISEIAPPNIRGALLVLEQFSIVLGVVVMYYITYGSRNLSGDGSFRLPFALQMFPCIILGGFLYYLPYSPRWLALRGRDKECLASLCRLRELPDTDPRVQAEWINIRAEAIRNREVLVKAHPGMTDQSTKSEFKLELASWADMFRSGVIRQTMIGILLMFFQQFVGINALVYYAPTLFEQLGLDYELQLHLAGALNIAQLVAVVIAFFLLDKIGRKVFLIVGALGLTVSHVVVAAMIGTYSDNWPAHKGPAWVGVGFIFGVMIFYGIGWGPVPWAMPAEIHASSRRAKGVAITTCSNWLNNFIIGLITPPLVSGTKGYGAFIFFAIWSILAGVWSVFFVPETKGRTLEQMDAVFKSHTAIEDAQARDDILQIICKEALNSTNNPGQVPKMEVEMVENVDEKKSGTPSTISKV